The Bacteroides ovatus genomic interval ATACCCGGACGGAGATTATCATAAATCAGTTTGCTGGTGACGCCCGGAATTGGTGCTTCACGTGCCGGGTAGATGTCTACCAGAATCACTTCGTCGAGTAGCGACAGGCTATCGGCAAAATCCTGATAGAAGTCGCGGGTGCGGGTATAGAGATGAGGCTGGAAGATGGCTGTGATCTTCTTGTCTTTGTAAAGTTCGCGCATAGACAACACGCTCTGTTTGATTTCAGAGGGGTGGTGTGCGTAGTCACTTAGAAAGACAATCCGGTCGTTCTTGAGTTTGAAGTCGAACCGGCGGTCTACTCCTCGGAAACTTGCCATACCTCTTTTAATTTCTTCATCGGTCACCCCGTTGAGGTGTGCCAAGGCCATGGCGGCTACGCCGTTCTCTATGTTGATGCTTACCGGAATTCCCAGTTGGATGTCGTTGATACGGGTGCCCGGAGCAACAAAGTCGATGAATATCTCTCCGTTTCCGATACGGATGTTTTCTGCATGGAAGTCGCCTTCGTCACGTGAGTAAGTGTAGACACGAACGCCCGGCTGCACTTTGGGTTGCAGAGAGATGCCTTTGCGGATAATCAGTGCGCCACCCGGTTGGATTAGCGTGGTGTAATGTTCGAAACTTTCCAGGTAGGCTTGCTCTGTTCCGTAGATGTCCAGATGATCGGGGTCGGTAGACGTGATTACGGTCATATAGGGTGACAGCCAGTGGAAAGAACGGTCAAATTCATCCGCTTCAATCACTGTGTAAGGGCTTGCTTGAGAAAGCAGCAGGTTGGTGCCGTAATTCTTTGAGATTCCTCCGAGAAAAGCGGTACATTCCACGTGCGACTGGTGGAACAGATGAGCTGTCATAGTCGATGTGGTTGTTTTCCCGTGGGTACCTGCCACACACAGACCTTTGCTTGAGTGGGTAATCGTTCCCAATACTTGGGCGCGTTTCTGTATTTCGAATCCGTTGTTATGGAAATAAACGAGTTCTTCGTGTTCCTGCGGAACGGCCGGAGTGTATATGACTAACGTACTTTCCTTGTCTTTGCAGGCTGCGGGAATCAGGTCGACGTTTTCTTCATAATGTATTTGTGCGCCTTCGGAGATTAGCGTTTCAGTCAATGGAGTAGGAGTACGGTCATATCCTGCCACTACCTTTCCTTTGAAAAGGAAGTAGCGTACAAGTGCGCTCATACCGATGCCGCCGGCACCTACGAAATAGACTGATTTTATCGTTTCTATATTCATTTCTTCTGTCTTTTTATTTTAGTGCAGATTACGTTGTTTGATACGGGCATTGTGCCGTTACTTCAATCTGCGTAATCCGATCGTCCATTTATCTGTTCTTTGCTTCCGCCAGCTTAATGACCTCTTGTGCGATGATTCTCGCTGAATCGGGTAAAGCCAGTTTGGCGATATTCTCTGTTAGTTCTTTCAGTTTCTGCTCGTCGTTGACAGTGGACAGGGCTACGTCCATCAAAGTGGTTTCCGCTTCACTGTCTTTGACGTAGATAGCTGCCTGTTTGTTCACCAACGCTAAGGCGTTCTTCGTCTGGTGATCTTCTGCCACGTTGGGCGAGGGCACTAAGATAACAGGTTTGTGCAGCAGGCAGAATTCAGAAATGGAACCTGCTCCCGCACGGGAGATAACCAGATCGGCTGCTGCATAAGCGGCTGCCATATCTTTGATGAAATCCGTTACATATAAATTCGGAAGTGCTCCTGCCGCTTTTACGGCTTCTGTTACTTGCGGGTAATAGTATTTGCCCGTTTGCCAGATAAACTGCACGTCCGTGTTTTCCTTGATGGTTGTCAGACTGGCTGTCAGCGTGTTGTTGATGGTGCGTGCACCCAAGCTGCCACCTACAATCAGGATTGTCTTTTTGCCGGGCTGTAAGTGGAAAGAACCTAGCGCTTCTTCTTTTGACGGCATATCCTTTGTCAGGTTCTGGCGGACGGGATTACCCGTCATGATGATCTTGTCGGCGGGGAAGAACTTTTCCATTCCGTCATAAGCTACACAAATCTTACGAGCTTTCTGTGCCAGGAGTTTATTGGTAACTCCGGCATACGAGTTTTGTTCCTGGATTAATGTGGGGACTCCCATCATTCCGGCAGTCTTTAGTGTCGGCCCGCTTGCATATCCGCCTACACCTACCGCCACTTGCGGGCGGAAGTTTTTGATTACTTTGCGCGCTTTCCATTGGCTGCGCATCAGTTTAATCAATACGGATACATTTTTCCATAAATGTTTGCGGTCGAATCCGGCTATCGGAAGTCCGATAATCCGGTAGCCTGCATCGGGAACCCGTTGCATTTCCATACGTCCTTCAGCGCCTACAAAGAGAATTTCTGCGTCGGGGCGTAGCTCTATTATAGCGTTTGCGATAGAGACGGCAGGAAAGATATGTCCTCCTGTTCCTCCACCGCTGATGATAATTCTAAGTTCTTTTTCCATCATTCTGTTTTCTTCTGTCCTTTCTCAACATTTACCGTTCATTGTTTCTGCTATCATGCTCATCTTCAAATTTGGCGTCGCTGTTCAGAATCTGCGCTGTCGGTTCGGCTGCGGCCTGTGCTTCCGAATTGGCTGCGGCATCCGCCTCTATTTGCAGTTGGATCTGTGCATCGTGCGCTTTCTGTTCTTCCAGATGAGCGGTATATCGGCTTACGCTTAATATCATTCCGATATAAGCGCAGTTGATTAACGTACTTGTACCTCCTTTGCTGACCAGAGGCAGGGGTTGTCCGGTGACGGGGAATAACCCGACGGCAACCATCATATTCAGTATTGCCTGTGATACCAACAACAGCGCAATACCCATGACGAGAAAGGCGGGGAAGGTTCGCTCGCACTTTTGGGCGATTCGTCCGGCTCGCATCAGCAACCATAAATAGAGGAACACCACAAATATTCCTCCTACCAGTCCCATTTCTTCAATCACAATCGCGAAGATAAAATCGGAGAATGCCTGGCTAAGGAAGTCGCGTTGTATCGAGTTTCCCGGACCTTTGCCTACTACATGGCTGGTAGCAATAGCGATTCGCGCGTGTGCAATCTGTGCGTCTTTGTCAATATCAAATTTGGCTGCCGGCACTTCTTCTTTCTCAAAGAAACCGGAAACACGATTCTGCCACGTTTCGAAACGGTGAAGTCCCGGAGTGTTGTGCAGTGTTTTGGCGGGAATAGCCATCAGTATGCCTACGGCAACACCGCCTACAAGCCCCAATATCCCCAACATCCCGAACAGTTTCTTGGAAGATACCCGTCCGATGAACATCATCATACATACCACTCCGAACAGCAGCATTGCTGTCGAAAGGTTTTCCGGTGCGATGAGCAGGAATACCAGTCCGGTGAGGATCATGATATATTTAAAGGCATTCGGATTGGCCCCATATTCGTCCTGCCTTTTGGACAGGATGAATGAGACGGCAATGATTACCGCCATCTTTGCCAATTCCGATGGCTGGAATTGCAATCCCATAAAGGTCATCCAACGGGCGGCCCCGTTGACACGGTCGCCTGTGATGATGCCCATCAGCGTGACAAATGCCAGTAGAACCAGAGATACCGGATATAGAAAGACCGGAAATACCTGGAACCATTTGTAGGGAACATTATGCAGAAATACGACTACCACAGCTCCCACCATCAGGATGATGGAGTGTTGCGTAATCGGCCCCCAATGGTCGCCACTTTTGTAAGTCAGCGTCGACGCTGCCGAAAACACCTCGATGATCGAGATGAGGCAGAGACAGAGGAAGATAATCCAGATTACCTTGTCACCTTTGAATATGTTCTTTAATAAATCCAATCTTGCAGAATTTAAAAATTAATAATTAGAAATTAAAGGGCACGGACACATTCTTTAAATTGGTCGCCACGGTCTTCGTAACTCTTGAAGAGGTCGAAAGAAGCGCAGCAAGGACTTAATAATACCGTTTCACCTTTCTTTGCCAGTTTATAGGCTGCTTCTACGGCATCTTTCATGCCGGTTTGCACATCGGCTACCGGCAGACCGAAACGGTCGAAGAATTCGTGAAGCTTTTCGTTATGAAGTCCCAGATATACCAGTGCTGAACACTTTTCGCGTACCAGGTCTTCAATTTCAGTATAGTCGTTTCCTTTATCTTTACCACCGAGAATCAATACCGTTTTGGTAGTCATGCTTTGCAGGGCATACCAGCAGGAGTTGACATTCGTGGCTTTAGAGTCGTTAATAAAATCAATTCCGCGCACACGTGCCACCTTTTCCAACCGATGTTCCACTCCCTTGAAATCGGAGAGGGCTTTCCGGATGTTTTCTTTGGCGATGCCGGCAAGGTTTGCCGAGATACCGGCGGCTAAAGAGTTGTACAGGTTGTGTTGTCCTGTCAGGGCCAGTTCCTCTTGCTCCATGTTGAAGGCAATCGGTTCGGTGATTTTCACTTCGTGATCTTCTACGTATGCAATCGCTCCATCCTCTTTTACAGCGGCAAAAGGATACAAGTGAGCTTTCAGACCATGTTTTGCCAGTTCCTGTCTGATGATAGGGTCATCGTTCCAGAAGATGAAAGCATCGTCCGGTGTTTGGTTTTGGGTGATGCGGAATTTAGCGTCGATGTAATTCTGCATACAATGGTCGTAGCGATCAAGATGGTCCGGAGTGATGTTCATCAATACGGCGATGTTCGCACGGAAGTTATACATATTATCCAGCTGGAAAGAGCTAAGTTCGATAATATAGTAATCGTGGTAATCTTCGGCTACCTGCAAAGCAAGGCTTTTGCCGATGTTGCCTGCCAAACCTACGTTCAGACCTGCGCTTTTGAAAATATGGTAGATCAGGGAAGTCGTTGTGGTCTTCCCGTTAGAACCTGTAATACAGATCATTTTGGCATCAGTATAGCGTCCGGCAAACTCTATCTCGGAGATCACCGGTGTGCCTTGAGCTTTCAGTTTCAGGATGATCGGGGCATCATTCGGGATACCGGGGCTTTTGATTACCTCGTCGGCATTCAGAATGAGTTCTTCGGTATGGTGTCCTTCTTCCCAGGCAATCTGATGGCTGTCGAGAAGTTCCTTATACTTGTCCTTGATAGCGGACATGTCCGAAACAAACGTCTCAAATCCTTTGACTTTAGCGAGTACGGCTGCACCTGCGCCGCTTTCGCCAGCTCCTAAAATTACTATTCTTTTCATCTACAATAATGTGCCCTTATTTTCTAATTGATTGATTTATCTATTAGCTGTGCACATCTTTAAAAGTTAATAATCGGGTTAATACTCTCTATCTATAAAACTTGTTTCCCGTATGGAAACTTGGCTCCGGCACCTTGCCGGTTATCTTATTTTAAGCGTTATAATCGTTATTGCTGCCAATACAATCGTTACAATCCAGAACCGGACGGTAATCTTTGATTCATGAAACAGTTGGTCGGGTTTGGTGAATTTCACCGTGCATCCCGGTTCAATCAGGCTCATCGAAGTGCGGAAGTGATCGTGAATCGGTGTACGCTTGAACAATCGCTGTTTCACACCTTTTCGTTTTCCCGCCTTATAATAAGCCCGTTGCAGGATTACCGACAGGTTTTCTACCAGGAATACACCGCAAAGAATCGGTATCAGCAACTCTTTGTGGATGATGATGGCAAACACTGCGATAATACCGCCAATAGTAAGACTGCCTGTATCTCCCATAAATACTTGTGCCGGATAGGCGTTGTACCATAAGAAACCTATCAGTGCACCGATAAAGGCGCAGATATAGATTACGAGTTCTTCCGAGCCCGGAATATACATGATGTTCAGGTAGCCTGCAAATTCGATATGCGATGATACATAGGCCAGTACCCCCAACGTTGCACCGATAATTGCCGAGTTCCCGGCTGCCATTCCGTCCATACCGTCATTCAGATTGGCGCCGTTTGATACGGCGGTAACCACAATGATTGTGACAATGACGAACAATATCCATCCGGCTGTTTGCGCATGTTCTCCCATGAACGAAACCAGATCAGCATAATCAAGGTTGTTGCTCTTGAAAAAAGGAATCGTTGTCTGGGTAGATTTCAGATCATTCGTTCCGTGTATCACTTCCATCTCCCGTCCCGGATTATGAACTTCGATATTCTCACGGATCACTACGTCCGGACTTAAATACAAGGTCATTCCGACAATTAAACCTAAACCGACCTGACCGATAATCTTGAACTTGCCATGCAAACCCTCTTTGTCTCTTTTGAAGATTTTGATATAGTCGTCTGCGAATCCGAGCGATCCCAACCATACGGTAGTGATCAGCATCAGTATCATGTATATGTTATGCAGTTTACCTAACAATAAACAAGGGATCAGGATGGCTACAATGATGATGACACCTCCCATGCTCGGCACGCCTACTTTATTGACGCCAAACGGGTCGGTTTTAGCATCACGCTGCGTTTCTGTGATTTGTTTCCTTTTGAGTAGGTTGATGAACTTATCTCCCCAGATACTTGAAATAAGTAATGCGAGGATAACCGCCATCAAAGCACGGAATGAAGTATATCCGAACATTCCCGCTCCTGGAAAATTGAGCTTATGTAGCCATTCAAATAGATAGTATAACATAAATAATTTGCCAATTTATTGATGTGTTGTTATGCCGGTTGCTGTCGGATAGATAACGAAGCCGGTCGGCATATTAGCACAGTCTATTCGTTATTTAAAAATTTCTTTGAGTACTTCTTTGTCATCAAAATGATGTTTCACTCCTTTTATCTCCTGGTAATTCTCATGTCCTTTTCCGGCAACGAGAATTACATCTCCTTTCTCCGCCAGCATGCAAGCCGTGCGAATCGCTTCTTTACGGTCGGCAATGCTTAGTGTTTTCTTCATATCTTCCGCATCCAGTCCGGCAAGCATGTCATTGATGATGTCTTGCGGCTCTTCAAAGCGCGGATTGTCGGAAGTGATGATGACGCGGTCACTCGCTTTGGCAGCTTCCTTTGCCATGATGGGGCGTTTGCCCTTGTCGCGGTTACCGCCGGCGCCTACCACGGTAATCACTTTTCCTTTTCCTTCAAGCACTCCATGAATAGCGTTCAGTACATTAATGAGAGCATCCGGGGTATGTGCATAATCAACAATCGCCGTAATTCCCTGCGGTGAGCGGACCGCATCGAAGCGTCCGGCTACCGGATGAAGTGTGCTAAGAGCTACAAGCACCTCTTCCTCTTTCTTGCCTAACAGAACTGCCGCCCCGAATACCGCCAACAAATTGGAAGCATTGAACTTTCCGATAAACTGAACTGCCAGTTCATGATTGTTGAAGTCGAGCAGCATCCCTTCGAAATGAGACTCTAATACCCGTCCTTTAAAGTCGCTAAGACTTCTCAATGAATAAGTATAGACCTTCGAACGTGTATTCTGCGTCATTACCAGTCCGTTTTTATCGTCCAGATTGGTCAGGCTGAATGCATTTTTCGGCAGATCGTCAAAGAATTTCTTCTTCGCTTTCAGATAGTTCTCTACTGTTTTATGATAGTCGAGATGGTCGCGGGTCAAATTGGTAAAGATCCCTCCTGCAAACTTTAATCCACTGATACGTTTCTGTGCAATCGAGTGGGAGCTGACTTCCATGAACACATATTTGCATCCTTCATCTGCCATCCGTCCCAACAAACAGTTCAACGTGATTGGATCAGGAGTAGTATGTTCTGTCGGAATCGGTTCATCATCGATGTAATTGCAAACGGTAGAAATCAATCCCACCTTATAGCCGAAATAACGGAATGTATTATATAATAAGGTAGCGATCGTTGTTTTTCCGTTCGTTCCGGTAACGCCGACCAGTTCCAACTTGGAAGTCGGGTCTCCGTAGAAGGTAGTGGCAATTTTTCCTACCGCATCTTCGCTGTCTTTTACTCGTACATAGGTGATCCCCGCTACAGGTTCTTCCGGCATATCCTCGCAAAGGATGGCGATTGCTCCTTTTGCGATGGCAGCAGGTATATAAGCATGGCCGTCGGCTTGTGTGCCACGCATTGCCATGAATAGCTGTCCGGCTTCCACTAGACGGGAGTCTATGTTGACACCGGTGATTTCTATGTTTGAATCTCCGGCTACCTCTACCGGTTGGATTGCTTTCAGTAACTCATTTAATAACATCACTCTATTCAATTTTTAATCTTTAATTTTTAATTAAGCGTAAGCGTCACTGTCTGTCCCTTCTTAACAATCGTTCCGTTGGCTATCGACTGGCTTTTTACTTTGCCTACGCCGACCAGATTGACTTTCAATCCTTTGCTTTCCAACAAGTACACAGCGTCTTTCGCTCCCATACCTATCACACTCGGTACAAAATTCTGCATATTGCTCCGGCTCTCAAGAACCACAGCTTGTGGGGCAGAATGGGTATTTCCCCAAACCTCTTTGCCCGAATCAGCGATTTTGCCTTGTACGTTAATCTGCAGCTCTTCCAATACTCGTTGCGCTTCGCGCATCTCTCCGGCTTTTACATTCGGAATGACTACGGAATTAGTATCAATCGCATTGGTCAGCGGTAACCGCAAGTCTTTGGCATACACCCTTTCTGCAATCTTGCTGAACACACTACCTGCCATTAAACCTCCCGAAGCCGGTAATCCCGGTTTCTGGATAGAGACAATCATGCTATATTTAGGTGCTTCTGACGGGAAATACCCGCAGAAACTAACCAGATAATTTGTTCTTCCCGTTTTGTATCCGGCTGCTCCCTGTGAAATCTGCGCCGTTCCTGTTTTTCCTGAAACGTGGAACTGCTTGCTTCCCGCAGGTTTGGCAAGTCCTTCACCAACCACTTTTCGGAGAATCTCACGGATCTGTGCCAAAGTCTTATCCGAACAAATCTTGGGATTGATTACCTCTGTCGGATATTCTTTCACTACTTCCCCGTCCTTCATGGCAGCTTTGACAAACTTCGGACGCACGGTGACTCCGTTGTTGGCTATCCCATTATAGAATGTGAGAATATTGATCGGTGGAACCTGTGTCTCGTAGCCGATACTCATCCACGGCAATGTTGTCTTTGCAAAATAACGTTCTTTCGGGCCGCGTATATTCGGTTTTCCTTCTCCCGCAATCTGCAGGTGTAACGGCTGGTCGATGCTCATCCGTTTCAACCCGTCTACAAATTTCTGCGGGTTGCTGCCGTAGAAATGGTCTATAATATAAGAGGTACCCACATTGGACGAAACCCCTAGAATTTCCGTAACAGTCAGCTTTCCATATCCTCCGCGATGCCAGTTATGGTCTTTCATGACACGTCCATACATCGGCATCTGGCCGTTGCCGGTATCTACCACATAGTCCGGCGTGATCTTTCCGTCTTCAAGAGCTACCATGATAGAGGCCGTTTTGAAAGTAGACCCCGGCTCGAGCATATCACTAATAGCATTGTTGCGCATTTCGTAGTACTCACCGTCTTTGCCTTGCATCATGTTGACGATGGCTTTCACTTCTCCGGTACTTACCTCCATCAATACCACCACACCCACGCTCGCATTCAGCTCTTTCAGCTTATCCACCAACGCCTTCTCGCAAATATCCTGCATACCTACATCGATAGTACTAATCAGATCGCAACCATCAACTGGTGGCACATCGACAATGTTCAGGTATTTGTTCATCACCTTCTGACGGTGTGTCAATCCGTCCCGCCCTTTCAGGATGGTGTCGAAAGCAAGTTCGATACCATTTCTCGCTCCTTTGGCTGTGTCTGCATACACATCTCCCAGTGTACGGGCAGCCAGTGAACCGAACGGTTTCTTACGCTGATTGTAAGCTTGTTCCTTGAATCCGCCTTTATACCGGTTCAAGCAGAATACAGGCAGTCTCTTTACCTCTTTATATTGTATATAGGAGATACGTTTCGGATAAATCAGATAATTGCGGCTTTTTGCCTGGCGTCCTTTCTTGAGGTGTGCCTTGAATTGAGCCGCACTCTTGTCCGGGAATATCTTGTGAAGTCCGATACAGATTGAATCCATATTGGCATTGAGGATGGAATCCCGGCGTGCCTGATCTTTCTGCCTGCGTTTTTCATCCTTTTCACCGGACATAAAGTCCATATATATTCTGTACTCGGGCAGAGAGCTGGCCATCAGTTTACCGTCAGAAGAAATAATGTTTCCACGATTAGGTTTTACCGTCACATTCTCTTTTACGAAACGGTCAGCCACATCCTGCCAGTATTGTCGTTCGGCAAACATGGTGATGCCTGCTTTTACAACAATAGCTACTCCTATCAACGCCATCAACAGGATGACGAAGAAGTAACGGGTCATTATGTTCTTTTTATTAACTGCCACAGTATTTGTCTTTTAAACGCTTAACTATCATTTATCAACTATCCACTATCATCTATTTAATAAGGTAAGGAGGATTGGTTGATGTTTGCAAATCGCTTTCCTTACTCGATATATAATCTTCAATGCGTGACTGGCGGCTCTTTTCCATCAGCTCTGAGCTGCGAGTCAGTGCATCGTATTTAATGTCTGTCAATTCCTTTTTCAGCCGGTCTATTTCGATCTGTTGCTGTTGACTGGCATAACGATTGTGAATGTAGAAGATGATGAATACCATGATAAGTACCAGCAACTTCGTTTGACGGCGGAAAAAATCGGTAGCCAGAATGTCTCCACCCAGAATACTCTTCAGAGAGGTGCGTTTTTTCTTCTTGTCCTCTTCTGCTTTCTTGTTTACTACTTCTTCTTCCATATCTTTTTATTTCTTTTCTGCAATTCGTAATTTGGCGCTTCTCGACCGCGGGTTTCGTTCTATTTCTGCCTCGTCGGGAACGATTACCTTATTGTTGACAAGGCGGAAAGGCGTTTGCAGATTGCCGAAGAAGTCGGTTTCCGCTTTTCCTTCTACATTGCCTGTCTTCATGATGTTTTTCACCATTCGGTCTTCCAGCGAATGATAGGTGATAACTACCAGTCTGCCGCCCGGCTTTAATGCCTCCGTAGCAGCCAGCAACATCTCCTTCAACGCCTCCATCTCTTGGTTTACTTCAATTCGTAGTGCCTGGAACACCTTTGCCAGCTCTTTCTTTTCGCGTTCACGACCGAAAAGCGGTTTGATGACTTCCAAAAACTCACCGATGGTCCGGATATTCTGTCCGCTTCTGGCTTTAACGATGACAGAAGCCAGTTTGCGGCTATTCTTTAGTTCCCCGTACAGGTAGAGGATGTTTGCAAGACGTTCTTCATCATAAGTATTCACGATATCTGCTGCTGTCATACCGGCACGCTTGTTCATACGCATATCCAGTGCCCCGTCAAAACGGAAGGAGAAGCCACGTTCGCTATCATCGAAATGATGGGAAGATACGCCGAGGTCGGCCAGGATCGCGTCTACCTGTTCGATGTTGTGATAACGCAGGAAGTTGTGCAGATAGCGGAAGTTACTGCGCACGAAGATGAAATGAGTATCGTTGACAATGTTCCGTTCAGCATCCTCGTCTTGGTCGAATCCCAGCAGACGTCCGCCTTCTCCGAGCCGTGAAAGGATCTCGCGCGAATGTCCCGCTCCTCCGAATGTAACGTCTACATACGTTCCATCCGGTTGGATATTCATACCGTCAACGCTTTCTTTCAGCAATACAGGTACGTGATATGTCAATTCATCTTTCTCCATCTTGTCTATTATCATCGTTCATAATTTCTTCTAATGCTGCACCGAACTCTTCGGGTGACATGAAAGGCTGTTCTGCCCGTTCTTTCGCCCAGATCTCTATCTTGTTATCGATGCCGATAAAGCGAATATCCCCATGGATACTGCAAATCTGTAAATACCGTTTCGGAATTAATATGCGCCCGTTGCTATCAGGTGTCACTATTTCAACGTCGCTCACGAATTGCCTGAAAATAAGTTGGTGTTTGCTATTCCATTTGTTAAGTCTACTACGTAGCTCGTTCAACTCCTCGTTCCACACGCTCTCGGGGTACAGGGTTAAACAGTCCTGAAATACGTCTTTACGCATAATAAGCCTCTCTTCGGAAGCGGCTTGTAATTGCTTCCTGAAGGTGGCGGGTATGAACACCCTTCCTTTGGCGTCCGCCCTGGCTTCAATATTTCCTAAAAAACGTATCATTACCTTATTATAATAAGCGACCGTAAAAGTATGAAATTCCCCACAATTCCCCACAACTTTCCATAAAAAACTTTCAGAGAAGTTTTCAACAGAATGTTAAATGTCTATTTGCTTGAAAATGATGTGCCTTCGAGAATGCTTTACTGGTGGGGAGCCCGTGGGCGTAGAACGGAAAAAATGTCTGTATAGGTAAAATTTAAATAATGTGGTGGGGGAGATTCTTTTTCATGCAATAGAGGTTTATCTGACACCTGGGTCTCAGTGCACCCGACACCCGGGTGTCGGACAACTAATCTTCGCAATAAAAGAAAAGGCAGAATATACCGGAGTATTTCTGCCTTTTAATCATTATCAAAACTAAAAATCTGCATTAAAGAAATATGTGATTCAAAATCACTAAGTTTTATATAGTTAAGGTTTAGCGGAAGTCTTTCAACTCTTCCTGTAATTTCTGGCGCGTGAAGAAAATACGGCTTTTCACTGTACCCAACGGGAGGTTCAGTTTTTCCGCAATTTCACGGTATTTGAATCCTGAAACGTGCATCGCAAACGGAACTCTGTATTCTTTGGGGAGTTTGTTAACTACACGGTGCATCTCTTTCAGGTCGTATGCTCTTTCTGTATTTTCAGAACTTCCATCCTGTGGCAAATTCAGATGATAAAGATTATCAGTCTGGTCGATGAATGTCTGGTCGCGGACTACCTTGCGGTAGTTGTTTATGAATATATTGCGCATGATGGTATACATCCATCCTTTGAAATTTGTATCAGGGGTATATTTATCTTCATTATCTAATGCTTTTAATGATGTCTCCTGCAACAAATCGTTTGCTTCTTCACGGTCAGTTGTCAGTTTATAAGCGAAGCGTAGTAATTCATCTTGTACTCCTACTAAGTCTTTTCTGAAGCTTAAACTTTTCATAATGTGTTGCTTTTTAAAGGTGAATATTCGTTTGTTATTTTCGATGTTGCAAGTTTACATGAATTTTTGAAACCCGGTAGGGGAAAAACTGACGTTTTTTTATCCGAAAACTATCCGCGGATAGTTTTTAGGTCATTTTTGATAGTTTTTGGGTGGTGTTTTTTTGTGTTCTGAACTTAAATCCTGCATTTTCTACCAAATTATTGCGATTAATAAAAAAGAACCGTTAATTTTGTGCCATCATTTTTATTTGAAAAGAATGACTGATGACTCTTTATTTTTGATCGATGTCGATAAGATACTTCGGACGAAGGCTCCGAAGCATTACAAGTACATCCCTAAGTTCGTGATTTCTTATCTGAAGAAAATTGTTCATCAGGATGAAATTAATGTATTCCTGAATGAGTCGAAGGATAAACTGGGAGTGGACTTTCTGGAGGCATGTATGGGCTTTTTGGATGCGAAAGTGGACGTAAAAGGCATTGAGAATTTGCCAAAGGATGGTCTGTACACTTTTGTTTCCAATCATCCGTTAGGCGGACAGGATGGTGTTGCGCTTGGTTATGTGTTAGGAAAGCACTATGAGGGGAAGGTGAAATACCTGGTGAATGATCTATTGATGAATCTACG includes:
- the murC gene encoding UDP-N-acetylmuramate--L-alanine ligase, producing MNIETIKSVYFVGAGGIGMSALVRYFLFKGKVVAGYDRTPTPLTETLISEGAQIHYEENVDLIPAACKDKESTLVIYTPAVPQEHEELVYFHNNGFEIQKRAQVLGTITHSSKGLCVAGTHGKTTTSTMTAHLFHQSHVECTAFLGGISKNYGTNLLLSQASPYTVIEADEFDRSFHWLSPYMTVITSTDPDHLDIYGTEQAYLESFEHYTTLIQPGGALIIRKGISLQPKVQPGVRVYTYSRDEGDFHAENIRIGNGEIFIDFVAPGTRINDIQLGIPVSINIENGVAAMALAHLNGVTDEEIKRGMASFRGVDRRFDFKLKNDRIVFLSDYAHHPSEIKQSVLSMRELYKDKKITAIFQPHLYTRTRDFYQDFADSLSLLDEVILVDIYPAREAPIPGVTSKLIYDNLRPGIEKSMCKKEEILNILKDKNIEVLITLGAGDIDNYVPEIKELLEKR
- the murG gene encoding undecaprenyldiphospho-muramoylpentapeptide beta-N-acetylglucosaminyltransferase, with translation MEKELRIIISGGGTGGHIFPAVSIANAIIELRPDAEILFVGAEGRMEMQRVPDAGYRIIGLPIAGFDRKHLWKNVSVLIKLMRSQWKARKVIKNFRPQVAVGVGGYASGPTLKTAGMMGVPTLIQEQNSYAGVTNKLLAQKARKICVAYDGMEKFFPADKIIMTGNPVRQNLTKDMPSKEEALGSFHLQPGKKTILIVGGSLGARTINNTLTASLTTIKENTDVQFIWQTGKYYYPQVTEAVKAAGALPNLYVTDFIKDMAAAYAAADLVISRAGAGSISEFCLLHKPVILVPSPNVAEDHQTKNALALVNKQAAIYVKDSEAETTLMDVALSTVNDEQKLKELTENIAKLALPDSARIIAQEVIKLAEAKNR
- a CDS encoding FtsW/RodA/SpoVE family cell cycle protein; this encodes MDLLKNIFKGDKVIWIIFLCLCLISIIEVFSAASTLTYKSGDHWGPITQHSIILMVGAVVVVFLHNVPYKWFQVFPVFLYPVSLVLLAFVTLMGIITGDRVNGAARWMTFMGLQFQPSELAKMAVIIAVSFILSKRQDEYGANPNAFKYIMILTGLVFLLIAPENLSTAMLLFGVVCMMMFIGRVSSKKLFGMLGILGLVGGVAVGILMAIPAKTLHNTPGLHRFETWQNRVSGFFEKEEVPAAKFDIDKDAQIAHARIAIATSHVVGKGPGNSIQRDFLSQAFSDFIFAIVIEEMGLVGGIFVVFLYLWLLMRAGRIAQKCERTFPAFLVMGIALLLVSQAILNMMVAVGLFPVTGQPLPLVSKGGTSTLINCAYIGMILSVSRYTAHLEEQKAHDAQIQLQIEADAAANSEAQAAAEPTAQILNSDAKFEDEHDSRNNER
- the murD gene encoding UDP-N-acetylmuramoyl-L-alanine--D-glutamate ligase, which encodes MKRIVILGAGESGAGAAVLAKVKGFETFVSDMSAIKDKYKELLDSHQIAWEEGHHTEELILNADEVIKSPGIPNDAPIILKLKAQGTPVISEIEFAGRYTDAKMICITGSNGKTTTTSLIYHIFKSAGLNVGLAGNIGKSLALQVAEDYHDYYIIELSSFQLDNMYNFRANIAVLMNITPDHLDRYDHCMQNYIDAKFRITQNQTPDDAFIFWNDDPIIRQELAKHGLKAHLYPFAAVKEDGAIAYVEDHEVKITEPIAFNMEQEELALTGQHNLYNSLAAGISANLAGIAKENIRKALSDFKGVEHRLEKVARVRGIDFINDSKATNVNSCWYALQSMTTKTVLILGGKDKGNDYTEIEDLVREKCSALVYLGLHNEKLHEFFDRFGLPVADVQTGMKDAVEAAYKLAKKGETVLLSPCCASFDLFKSYEDRGDQFKECVRAL
- a CDS encoding phospho-N-acetylmuramoyl-pentapeptide-transferase — its product is MLYYLFEWLHKLNFPGAGMFGYTSFRALMAVILALLISSIWGDKFINLLKRKQITETQRDAKTDPFGVNKVGVPSMGGVIIIVAILIPCLLLGKLHNIYMILMLITTVWLGSLGFADDYIKIFKRDKEGLHGKFKIIGQVGLGLIVGMTLYLSPDVVIRENIEVHNPGREMEVIHGTNDLKSTQTTIPFFKSNNLDYADLVSFMGEHAQTAGWILFVIVTIIVVTAVSNGANLNDGMDGMAAGNSAIIGATLGVLAYVSSHIEFAGYLNIMYIPGSEELVIYICAFIGALIGFLWYNAYPAQVFMGDTGSLTIGGIIAVFAIIIHKELLIPILCGVFLVENLSVILQRAYYKAGKRKGVKQRLFKRTPIHDHFRTSMSLIEPGCTVKFTKPDQLFHESKITVRFWIVTIVLAAITIITLKIR